In Rhizobium sp. CIAT894, the genomic window TCGGGATTGTGGCCATGGAGTTTGGCCGTTTCTATAATGGTCAGGATGTTGGCGATGCGCTCGCCGCCTTTATCCGAGCCGGCAAATAGCCAGTTTTTTCTTCCGATTCCAAGCGGACGCATGGCTCGTTCAGCTATGTTGTTATCGATTTCGACACGGCCATCGTCGATGTAAACGCTCAACGCTGTCCATCGCGAGAGGGCATATCGCATCGCTTCAGCCAGCTTCTGCTTCTGTGGCAGCGCCGAAAGCGTCTCTTCTATCCAGCGCTTGAGGTCCGCCAGAAGGGGCCTGGCGTGTTGCTGGCGCAGTGTACGCCGCTGGTCAGCCGACATGCCGCGGATACGATCCTCGATATCGTAGAGCGCACCGATGCGCGACAGCGCTTCGTCAGCGATCGGGGATGGCTTCAGCTTGATCACATCATGGAACTTGCGGCGCACATGCGCCATGCAGGCGGCCTCGACGATCTGGTTGCCGTAGAGCTTCTTATAGCCACCATAGCCATCCGCGTGCATCACGCCGCTGAAGGCAGCGAGATGGTCGGCCGGATGCGCGCCCTTGCGGTCGGGGCTATAGTAGTAGGCAATGGCCCTTGGAGTGGGGTCTCGATAGCCGCTGCCATCGAAGACATAGACCCACACCCTGCCGGTTTTGGTCTTTCCTCGCCCAGGGTCGAGAACATCGACCGGGGTATCGTCCGTATGTATTCGGTCGACCGCCGCAATATGGGCCCTGATCAGCAAGACGAGTGGCGTCAGCAGAACGGACACACGGCCGACCCAGTCCGCCATGACAGAGCGGGAGATGTCTATTCCCAGCCGGTCGTACATCTCGGATAGGCGGTAGAGCGGGATGTGATCGTCGAATTTGGCGACCATGATATGAGCGAGCAATCCCGGTCCGGGCTTGCCTCGCTCGATCGGCAAGGTCGGCATTTCGCCAGACACCGTCGTATCGCAGTCCCTGCAGATCATGCGCTTTTCGATATGGCGGACAATCTTTACGGACGCCGGCACGTGCTCCATCACCTGGACCATCTTGTCAGCAGCCTTCAGGAACGATGTGCCACCACAGGTCGGACAATTGCAGGGTGCTGCATAGACCAGCTCTTCGGTTGGAAGACCATCCGGCAATGGTTTGCGCTTCGGCTTGTCTAGTGCGTCATCCAACTCCGGCAAAGGAGCTTTCCCGGAGCGCATCTCAGCCTCGGCACGGGAGGCCTCGATCTCCTCCAGCATCAGTTCAAATTGCTCGATCTTCCGGTCGATCTTTTCCGAAGAAGCGCCATGCTGCCGATGTCGGAGCAACTCCAGCTGCGCGCGCAGAAGCCCGATAATGGAGTCGCGCTTGCAGACTTCGGCTTCTTGGCTCTCAAGTTTCCCCGCCTGTTCAGCAACGAGCGCGCGCAATACAGATAGCTCGTCCTGACTGTCCAGCGGCGTTGTTTCCATGCCCGCATACATAGCCGATTTGCGCCGGAAACGCTAGCATCATGCCCCGGATGTCCTTGCAAAATATAGCTTTTAACCCGTTCGACCGGGCGCGGAAGTCCACGCAGGTCGGCGCCAGTCGATCCCCTCCACAAGCATCGAAAGCTGAGCCTGCGTCAGGGGCGCAACGCCATCTTTCGCCGTCGGCCAGGGAAAGTATCCGCGTTCCAAAATTTTGTAAAACAGGCAGAACCCTTGGCCATCCCACCATAAAAGTTTGATCCGATCAGCGCGTTTTCCGCGGAAGCCGAAGATCGCGCCAGAACCCGGCGCCTCCTTTATGACCGCCTCAACCAACGCCGACAGTCCATCAATGCCACGCCGCATGTCGGTCACTCCGCAGGCCAGATAAACCCGCACATTTCCAGAAGGCCCGATCATGCTGCCTCCACACAAGCAACAAGCGACGATAGCACTTCGAGATCCATGTCCGCTGCAATTCTCAGTAAGCGGCCATTCCTCAGGACGATTTCAACGTCTTTGCATCTCGACCGAGCATCGCTCCTCTTGGAACCGTCACTCACGCTCTCCGATGCTCCGATAAGCGACACCGGGATGAACGATGGGGTCTGTGGAGGGTTCAATTCGGGTCGCGAGAACTTCTTTCGCCAAGCGTATATCTGTTGCGGAAGAACGTCGTGCCGGCGCGCTACATCCGAAACGCTGCCATCCACGCCGAACGCTTCTTGCAATATCAAAAGCTTCAGTTCAGTGGACCATCGACGTTGTCGCTCGGCACCCGTCAGGATCTCAACCTTGGCCATTCATACCCTGTTACGTCACAAATGAATCATCTGTGTCGTAACTTGCGCCAATTCCGCGCCGAACCAAAATCCGCTCACCGGACGCTCACCCTACATCCTTGGCTTGACCTATACATATCGCATTGGCCGCTTCTTGGTATCGGACGACTGTTGCTGATGCAGCGCTGCTGCAGGCAATCTACAATTACGATGCCGACAGCGCCGAGGGCGACGGCCTTCGCCCTAAATCAGTTTTCTTCATCCTCGTAGACGACCGGGCCGAGCTTGAGGTGGAGTTTCGCATCGGCGAAAAGGTGACGCTCTATTATTCGCTGGCGAAGGAGCATGGCGGCTGGAGGGTGGAAGAATCGCCGACCAGCAGGGCGAGGAGCCACGGAGTTTGAGTGGGCTGCGGGGTGATGAATAGTGAGGGTATAGCCTGTCCACGCCCGCTGAACGAAGGCAACCGCCCATGCTAAAACTGCGCATCGATCCCTTCCCCGCCTCGGCCGAACTGGACGCCCTCTTTTCCGCCGCCTGGGGCAGCCCGCACAGCCGGGATTTCACCGCCATCCTCTCCCGCAGCCTCGCCCATATCGGCGCCTATCACGACAACAGGCTCGTCGGCTTCATCAACGTCGCTTGGGATGGCGGCATTCATGCCTTCCTCCTCGACACCTCAGTTCATCCCGAGATGCGTAGGCAGGGGATCGCCACGCTGCTGGTCAGGGAAGCGATGAAAGTTGCCCGCGAGCG contains:
- a CDS encoding IS66 family transposase, encoding METTPLDSQDELSVLRALVAEQAGKLESQEAEVCKRDSIIGLLRAQLELLRHRQHGASSEKIDRKIEQFELMLEEIEASRAEAEMRSGKAPLPELDDALDKPKRKPLPDGLPTEELVYAAPCNCPTCGGTSFLKAADKMVQVMEHVPASVKIVRHIEKRMICRDCDTTVSGEMPTLPIERGKPGPGLLAHIMVAKFDDHIPLYRLSEMYDRLGIDISRSVMADWVGRVSVLLTPLVLLIRAHIAAVDRIHTDDTPVDVLDPGRGKTKTGRVWVYVFDGSGYRDPTPRAIAYYYSPDRKGAHPADHLAAFSGVMHADGYGGYKKLYGNQIVEAACMAHVRRKFHDVIKLKPSPIADEALSRIGALYDIEDRIRGMSADQRRTLRQQHARPLLADLKRWIEETLSALPQKQKLAEAMRYALSRWTALSVYIDDGRVEIDNNIAERAMRPLGIGRKNWLFAGSDKGGERIANILTIIETAKLHGHNPETYLTDVLTRIQDHPKDRFEELLPSQWAPAKDRYEAA
- the tnpB gene encoding IS66 family insertion sequence element accessory protein TnpB (TnpB, as the term is used for proteins encoded by IS66 family insertion elements, is considered an accessory protein, since TnpC, encoded by a neighboring gene, is a DDE family transposase.), yielding MIGPSGNVRVYLACGVTDMRRGIDGLSALVEAVIKEAPGSGAIFGFRGKRADRIKLLWWDGQGFCLFYKILERGYFPWPTAKDGVAPLTQAQLSMLVEGIDWRRPAWTSAPGRTG
- a CDS encoding GNAT family N-acetyltransferase, giving the protein MLKLRIDPFPASAELDALFSAAWGSPHSRDFTAILSRSLAHIGAYHDNRLVGFINVAWDGGIHAFLLDTSVHPEMRRQGIATLLVREAMKVARERGAKWLHVDFEPHLIGFYRACGFTPTAAGLIKLA